Within Mytilus edulis chromosome 10, xbMytEdul2.2, whole genome shotgun sequence, the genomic segment TATGTTTAACAACAACTTAAAGGAGGAAATGTTTTCAGAAGAGATAAATGTAGAAACAAGAAAGATCATTAAGGAAACATGTGAGGCATGCAGATTGGACAGAGGCACATCACGACTTGTTCTACTTGATGAACTAAACTCACTTGAACACACTTTTATAAAGAAAGAACAtggtatatttaaaacaaaacatgataAGTTATTTGACTTTCTTGCATACTATTTTGGACAAAAAATGATCCAGTGTATAATCAGAAATGCACATTCTGTTTTCATTATGCAGAGACTTTTACTAGAAAGGAAAGATTACATGGATCAGTTTATTACTATTGTACCACAGAAATACCATCAGATGTATATGCAGAGAATGATTGATGACTGGTCAATTGGTAGAGTAAACTGTGTGTTCAGGAATATAAACTTGAAGATACAAGAGTTCAGACACAAATTCCTATGttatctaaaaaaatgtaaaaaatcacTTCAGAGGCAATTAGCGCTGAAAATAGATGTAAACACTAAAGATACTGCACTGATACTATGTTCTTTGTATGATGATATTCCTTTTATTCATTGGTGTATTAACCATGGTGATTGTGTTAACCTGTGTAACTGTAGAGGTGTGAGTCCTTTGCATGCAGCTGCAATGAAAGGTCATAAAGAAATAGTAAATGTATTACTGGAcaacaaggcagacattaataagtgtgcAGATAATGGAGTATCTCCTTTGTATTTTGCTTGTCATAATAATCATATAGAGATAGTAAAGATATTACTGGACAACAAGGCAGACATTGATAAGTGTGCAGATTATGGAGTATCTCCTTTGAATGTTGCTTGTCATAATAATCATACAGAGATAGTAAAGATATTACTGGAcaacaaggcagacattaataagtgtacagATAATGGAGTATCTCATTTGAATATTGCTTGTCGGAATAATCATATAGAGACAGTAAAGATATTATTGGAcaacaaggcagacattaataagtgtacagATAATGGAGTATCTCCTTTGTATGTTGCTTGTCAGAATAATCATATAGAGATAGTAAAGATATTATTGGAcaacaaggcagacattaataagtgtacagATAATGGAGTATCTCCTTTGTATGTTGCTTGTCGGAATAATCATATAGAGATAGTAAAGATATTATTGGAcaacaaggcagacattaataagtgtgatGCTAATGGAGCATCTCctttgaatattgtttgtcaGAGTAATCATATAGAGATAGTAAAGATATTATTGGAcaacaaggcagacattaataagtgtacagATACTGGAGTATCTCCTTTGTATATTGCTTGTTGGAATAATCATACAGAGATAGTAAAGATATTACTGGAcaacaaggcagacattaataagtgtacagATACTGGAGTATCTCCTTTGAATATTGCTTGTCGGAATAATCATATAGAGACAGTAAAGATATTATTGGAcaacaaggcagacattaataagtgtgatGCTAATGGAGCATCTCCTTTGTATGTTGCTTGTCAGAGTAATCATATAGAGATAGTAAAGATATTACTGGAcaacaaggcagacattaataagtgtacagATACTGGAGTATCTCCTTTGTATATTGCTTGTCGGAATAATCATATAGAGATAGTAAAGGTATTACTGGAcaacaaggcagacattaataagtgtgatGCTAATGGAGCATCTCCTTTGTATGTTGCTTGTCAGAGTAATCATATAGAGATAGTAAAGATATTATTGGAcaacaaggcagacattaataagtgtacagATAATGGAGTATCTCCTTTGAATATTGCTTGTCGGAATAATCATATAGAGATAGTAAAGGTATTACTGGAcaacaaggcagacattaataagtgtgatGCTATAAATGGATTATCTCCTTTGTATGTTGTTTGTCAGAGTAATCATATAGAGATAGTAAAGATATTATTGGACAACAAGGCTGACATTGATAAGTGTACATATAATGGAGTATCtcctttgtttgttgtttgtcgGAATAATCATATGGAGATAGTAAAGATATTACTGGACAACAAGGCAGACATTGATAAGTTTACAGATAATGGAGTATCTCCTTTGCATTTTGCTTGTCATAACAATCATATAGAGATAGTAAAGGTATTACTGGAcaacaaggcagacattaataagtgtacaTATAATGGAGCATCTCCTTTGTATATTGCTTGTTGGAATAATCATATAGAGACAGTAAAGATATTACTGGACCtcaaggcagacattaataagtgtacaAATAATGGAGTATCTCCTTTGAATATTGCTTGTCATAATAATCATATAGAGACAGTAAAGTTATTACTGGATAACAatgcagacattaataagtgtacagATGATGGAGAATCTCCCTTATTTGTTGCTTGTGCGGAAAATCATATAGAGATAGTAAAGGTATTACTTGACAACAATGCAGACATGCATAAGTGTACAAATAATGGTATCTCACCCAAACAAATTGCCAGTGATAAAGGATACAATGGCATACTTGCTGTCATTAACGAATATTCAAGAGAGgaggttatatttttttaaagaaaataaaaggaatatcaaaatataaattgtgATTTTGACAATTAAAGATTTGAGAAAGGAAATTCTGTTTAGAAATAGAATTGTAATGAAGACTGAGTGCttt encodes:
- the LOC139493028 gene encoding ankyrin-1-like, with protein sequence MASNALSQEEENYVRMSLLLTGISPRAVRVLFDKEFPPASISLTLNDKKVKQKLNDLRGKRVINKAQWNLLFPTSGITDSKTFDVTLMIALLRNLPNVPLVLPVNGYDKLPVTTETTPASDLARIKHYRNLLAHLNDGKIDGTLFTTAWKDISNAVLRIGGNAMKQECDQLMTKPLDMSSQEILRDLNQAKVDIELIKQTHETLDTELKQDIKNLKRSHNLLQQKQNVSNQQAKRFKKDVNRLELDQINVNVDVKKLKSTSEDPVPWNRRDQISKQLDEWQKNADNFVETRAAKCVLKGIKENSCLTITASSGVGKTSILRHVALKMKEKEGYDVLPVTNPNDIIQFNNPNQKTLFVIDDFCGTYSINQSDLDNWESVMEQIKMLIENKLTKIIVACRLQVYQDEKFEPLSIFRTSVCNLRTKDLCLSETEKTSIAEIYLKTKSSEIIQYCDLYDFFPLLCKLYNESPEVNITEFFKNPFSVYETEINKLNKKGHYRKYCAMALCVMFNNNLKEEMFSEEINVETRKIIKETCEACRLDRGTSRLVLLDELNSLEHTFIKKEHGIFKTKHDKLFDFLAYYFGQKMIQCIIRNAHSVFIMQRLLLERKDYMDQFITIVPQKYHQMYMQRMIDDWSIGRVNCVFRNINLKIQEFRHKFLCYLKKCKKSLQRQLALKIDVNTKDTALILCSLYDDIPFIHWCINHGDCVNLCNCRGVSPLHAAAMKGHKEIVNVLLDNKADINKCADNGVSPLYFACHNNHIEIVKILLDNKADIDKCADYGVSPLNVACHNNHTEIVKILLDNKADINKCTDNGVSHLNIACRNNHIETVKILLDNKADINKCTDNGVSPLYVACQNNHIEIVKILLDNKADINKCTDNGVSPLYVACRNNHIEIVKILLDNKADINKCDANGASPLNIVCQSNHIEIVKILLDNKADINKCTDTGVSPLYIACWNNHTEIVKILLDNKADINKCTDTGVSPLNIACRNNHIETVKILLDNKADINKCDANGASPLYVACQSNHIEIVKILLDNKADINKCTDTGVSPLYIACRNNHIEIVKVLLDNKADINKCDANGASPLYVACQSNHIEIVKILLDNKADINKCTDNGVSPLNIACRNNHIEIVKVLLDNKADINKCDAINGLSPLYVVCQSNHIEIVKILLDNKADIDKCTYNGVSPLFVVCRNNHMEIVKILLDNKADIDKFTDNGVSPLHFACHNNHIEIVKVLLDNKADINKCTYNGASPLYIACWNNHIETVKILLDLKADINKCTNNGVSPLNIACHNNHIETVKLLLDNNADINKCTDDGESPLFVACAENHIEIVKVLLDNNADMHKCTNNGISPKQIASDKGYNGILAVINEYSREEVIFF